The following proteins are co-located in the Rippkaea orientalis PCC 8801 genome:
- the tpiA gene encoding triose-phosphate isomerase, translated as MGKIIIAGNWKMHKTQAEALEFLQVLKLELEEADETRGVVLCAPFTALGTMSKSLHGGLIRLGAQNIHWEDSGAYTGEIAGAMLTEIGVEYVVVGHSERRQYFGETDETANLRVIAAQRHGLTPILCVGETKSQRDAGETETVIINQVKRGLVDVDQRNLVIAYEPIWAIGTGDTCEASEANRVIGLIREQLTNKAVTIQYGGSVKPDNIDEIMAQPEIDGALVGGASLDPVGFARIVNYR; from the coding sequence GTGGGAAAAATTATCATTGCGGGTAACTGGAAAATGCACAAAACACAGGCCGAAGCTCTGGAGTTTTTGCAAGTCTTGAAATTAGAGCTAGAAGAAGCTGACGAAACGAGAGGAGTGGTTCTCTGTGCTCCGTTTACTGCCTTGGGAACCATGTCAAAAAGCTTACATGGTGGCTTAATTCGTTTGGGAGCCCAAAATATCCATTGGGAAGATAGCGGAGCCTACACAGGAGAAATTGCGGGGGCGATGTTGACAGAAATCGGGGTAGAATATGTGGTGGTTGGCCACAGTGAACGTCGCCAGTATTTCGGAGAAACGGATGAAACAGCGAATTTACGGGTGATTGCAGCGCAACGCCATGGGTTAACCCCCATTCTCTGTGTGGGGGAAACCAAGTCTCAACGGGATGCCGGGGAAACAGAAACAGTGATTATTAATCAGGTTAAGCGCGGTTTGGTGGATGTAGACCAGCGTAATTTAGTGATCGCTTATGAACCCATCTGGGCGATCGGGACTGGTGATACCTGTGAAGCCTCCGAAGCTAACCGAGTCATTGGACTTATTCGAGAACAACTGACCAATAAAGCGGTAACAATTCAATATGGAGGTTCCGTCAAACCCGACAATATTGATGAGATTATGGCACAGCCAGAGATTGATGGAGCTTTGGTGGGTGGAGCGAGTTTAGATCCAGTGGGGTTTGCTCGAATTGTGAATTATCGTTAA
- a CDS encoding DUF4079 domain-containing protein codes for MTIDIPEPIKIWSQFGHPILMWVLLGLTIYALYLGIQWRRTRTADKDLKKELLPKDFRTRHYQLGSLLLALMVLGNIGGMAVTYINNGKLFVGPHLLIGLTMTGMIALSAGLSPLMQKGNELARYTHITLNMIIVGLFGWQAVSGMEIVQKILDKMS; via the coding sequence ATGACGATAGATATTCCAGAACCGATCAAAATCTGGTCACAGTTTGGCCATCCCATTCTCATGTGGGTTTTATTAGGATTAACCATTTATGCCTTATACTTAGGGATTCAATGGCGAAGAACTCGGACGGCTGATAAAGATCTCAAAAAAGAATTACTACCAAAAGACTTTCGCACCCGACACTATCAACTAGGTTCATTACTATTAGCCTTAATGGTATTGGGTAACATTGGCGGTATGGCTGTCACCTATATTAATAATGGAAAATTGTTTGTTGGACCCCATTTATTAATCGGGTTAACCATGACTGGGATGATTGCCCTTTCTGCTGGGCTTTCTCCTTTGATGCAAAAAGGTAATGAATTAGCCCGTTATACCCATATTACCCTGAATATGATTATTGTTGGCCTATTTGGCTGGCAAGCCGTCAGTGGCATGGAAATTGTGCAAAAAATCCTTGATAAAATGTCATAA
- a CDS encoding heavy metal translocating P-type ATPase, producing the protein METCHLRLQGMSCAGCASTIERVLQKIEGVSQGNVNFALSQATVTYDQSVTNLSLIQQAIIKAGYNAFPLNDNQEEVDQEKKIREAEQKELTNKVILGAVISIILILGTLPMMTGVHLFFIPTWLHNPWFQLILTTPVQFWCGKTFLVGGWKAFKRRTADMNTLVSLGTSVAYFYSLFVTLFPNILHSQGIHADVYYETASVIITLILLGRLLENRAKGKTSEAIRQLIGLQPKTARVIRHQQELDLPIEEVVVGDIILVRPGEKIPVDGEVIEGESSIDESMVTGEPIPVKKQPKDEVIGATINKTGSFQFQATKVGKDTVLAQIVKLVQDAQGSKAPIQKLADQVTGWFVPAVIFVAILTFIIWVNTIGNITLAMITTIGVLIIACPCALGLATPTSIMVGIGKGAEHGILIKASESLELAHKVNTIVCDKTGTITQGKPSVTNYITVNGIANHNEIELLTLVAAVEKNSEHPLAEAIVKYAQFQGVKIPLPNVTQFEAMAGMGVQGKVLGKLIQIGTQRWMDGLKINTDQLQSKRQQWESEAKTTAWIAIDGKIAGLIAIADAIKPSSHVAVKALKNMGLEVIMLTGDNQKTAEAIASEVGIQRVFAEVRPDQKASIIQSIQQERKNRQQKHKIVAMVGDGINDAPALAQADIGIAIGTGTDVAIAASDLTLISGDLRGIVTAIELSHATMKNIRQNLFFAYVYNILGIPIAAGILYPLFGWLLNPMIAGAAMAFSSVSVVTNALRLRHFKPKLML; encoded by the coding sequence ATGGAAACTTGTCATTTAAGACTACAAGGAATGAGTTGTGCTGGATGTGCATCAACCATTGAAAGAGTTCTGCAAAAAATTGAAGGAGTTAGTCAAGGAAATGTCAATTTTGCCTTATCTCAAGCAACCGTTACCTATGACCAAAGCGTTACTAACTTATCCCTAATTCAACAGGCAATTATTAAAGCAGGATATAACGCTTTTCCTCTTAATGATAACCAAGAGGAAGTAGATCAAGAAAAAAAAATCAGAGAAGCTGAGCAAAAAGAGTTAACCAATAAAGTCATTTTGGGAGCAGTTATTAGTATTATTTTAATTCTAGGTACATTACCTATGATGACAGGAGTACACCTATTTTTTATCCCAACTTGGTTACATAATCCTTGGTTCCAATTAATTTTAACCACTCCCGTACAATTTTGGTGTGGAAAAACTTTTTTAGTGGGGGGATGGAAAGCGTTTAAACGTCGCACTGCCGATATGAATACGTTAGTGAGTTTAGGAACCAGTGTGGCTTATTTCTACTCTTTATTTGTCACACTTTTCCCCAATATTTTGCATTCTCAAGGCATTCATGCAGATGTTTATTATGAAACAGCATCTGTGATTATTACCTTAATTTTATTGGGAAGATTACTCGAAAATCGGGCAAAAGGAAAAACCTCAGAAGCGATTCGTCAGCTAATTGGTTTACAGCCAAAAACCGCTAGAGTAATTCGTCATCAACAAGAGTTGGATCTTCCCATTGAAGAAGTCGTTGTTGGGGATATTATTTTAGTGCGTCCAGGGGAAAAAATACCCGTTGATGGCGAAGTGATAGAAGGGGAATCTTCCATTGATGAATCGATGGTAACAGGAGAACCTATTCCAGTCAAAAAACAACCAAAAGATGAGGTAATTGGTGCAACAATTAATAAAACAGGAAGTTTTCAATTTCAAGCAACAAAAGTAGGAAAAGATACGGTTTTAGCTCAAATTGTCAAGTTAGTACAAGATGCTCAAGGCAGTAAAGCACCCATTCAAAAATTAGCCGATCAAGTAACAGGATGGTTTGTTCCAGCCGTAATTTTTGTGGCTATTTTAACCTTCATTATTTGGGTTAATACGATAGGAAATATCACCCTTGCTATGATTACTACTATCGGGGTTTTAATTATTGCTTGTCCCTGCGCTTTAGGCTTAGCAACACCGACTTCTATTATGGTAGGAATAGGAAAAGGCGCAGAACATGGTATATTAATTAAAGCTTCTGAAAGTCTAGAGTTAGCTCACAAAGTTAATACTATTGTTTGTGATAAAACCGGAACAATAACCCAAGGCAAACCGAGTGTGACTAACTATATAACTGTCAATGGAATTGCCAATCATAACGAAATTGAACTATTAACGTTAGTGGCTGCGGTTGAAAAAAATTCAGAACATCCTCTAGCCGAAGCTATTGTTAAGTACGCTCAATTTCAAGGAGTGAAAATACCTTTACCTAATGTCACTCAATTTGAAGCAATGGCAGGAATGGGAGTTCAAGGCAAAGTATTAGGAAAATTGATCCAAATTGGAACACAAAGATGGATGGATGGGTTAAAAATTAACACCGATCAATTACAATCAAAACGTCAACAATGGGAAAGCGAAGCAAAAACAACCGCTTGGATTGCTATTGATGGCAAAATCGCAGGATTAATTGCCATAGCCGATGCTATTAAACCTTCTTCTCACGTTGCCGTTAAAGCCTTAAAAAACATGGGTTTAGAAGTAATTATGTTAACAGGAGATAACCAGAAAACAGCAGAAGCTATTGCCTCAGAAGTTGGTATTCAAAGAGTGTTTGCCGAAGTTCGTCCCGATCAAAAAGCAAGTATTATTCAATCCATTCAACAAGAGAGGAAAAATCGACAACAAAAGCATAAAATTGTTGCCATGGTAGGCGATGGAATTAACGACGCACCAGCTTTGGCACAAGCAGATATAGGAATCGCTATTGGCACAGGAACAGATGTAGCGATCGCAGCCAGTGATTTAACGTTAATTTCTGGTGATTTACGCGGTATTGTAACAGCCATTGAACTGAGTCATGCTACCATGAAAAATATCCGTCAAAATCTCTTTTTTGCCTATGTCTATAATATTTTAGGGATTCCGATTGCTGCCGGAATTTTATATCCTTTATTCGGTTGGTTACTAAATCCCATGATTGCGGGTGCAGCCATGGCATTTAGTTCAGTTTCTGTTGTGACTAATGCCTTGAGATTGCGTCACTTTAAACCCAAATTAATGCTTTAA
- a CDS encoding WecB/TagA/CpsF family glycosyltransferase: MKTVNILDVAIHNLSTQDLLERLNRSGGVVVTPNVDHLMKLRKDSELQEVYRQSDYRVCDSKIVQYASFLLGTPIKEKISGSDLFPAFYQHNKHNPETKIFLLGAQEGIAQKAQQQINQKVGREIIVDCYSPSFGFENNKEECERILEKIRNSGATVVAVGLGAPKQEKWINHYKHQLPNVRIFLAIGATIDFEAGHKPRSPKWVSEVGLEWLYRLACEPKRLWKRYLIECMPFLWLIAQQKAKNTITRRIKVTSVSVEAQNT; this comes from the coding sequence ATGAAGACAGTCAACATACTTGATGTAGCCATTCATAATCTCTCTACTCAAGATCTCTTAGAGCGGCTTAACCGCTCAGGGGGTGTTGTGGTGACACCAAATGTCGATCATTTGATGAAATTACGGAAAGATTCTGAATTGCAAGAGGTATATCGGCAATCTGACTACCGAGTGTGTGACAGTAAAATTGTTCAATATGCCTCTTTCTTGTTAGGAACTCCCATTAAGGAGAAAATTTCTGGCTCAGATTTATTCCCGGCATTTTATCAACACAATAAGCATAATCCAGAGACAAAAATATTTTTATTAGGAGCCCAAGAAGGCATCGCGCAAAAAGCTCAACAGCAAATTAATCAAAAAGTAGGACGGGAAATTATTGTTGATTGTTACTCCCCTTCCTTTGGTTTTGAGAACAATAAAGAAGAATGCGAGAGAATCTTGGAAAAAATCCGTAATTCGGGAGCAACGGTGGTTGCCGTAGGATTAGGTGCACCTAAACAAGAAAAATGGATTAATCACTATAAACATCAGTTGCCCAATGTTCGGATTTTCCTGGCGATCGGAGCAACTATTGACTTTGAAGCCGGCCATAAACCGCGATCGCCCAAATGGGTTAGTGAAGTTGGACTCGAATGGCTATACCGTCTAGCTTGTGAGCCTAAACGCCTTTGGAAACGGTATTTAATCGAATGTATGCCTTTTTTGTGGTTAATTGCACAACAGAAAGCCAAAAACACGATTACCAGACGAATTAAAGTTACTTCTGTATCTGTTGAAGCGCAAAATACTTAG
- a CDS encoding peroxiredoxin family protein produces the protein MMLTSTDFTGLINRRFFQNFLPIPASNSLALGSVAPDFSLPDITNNRTVKLSDYRNQQPIVLAFTRIFTEKQYCPFCYPHIINLNQNYERFIEQGIEVLMITSTDAKQSQIVVRDLGLKMPLLSNPDCRVFRRYHTGQALGAPLPAQFVLDKTGKIQYKHLFSFFDHNAKFDKLLKFL, from the coding sequence ATGATGCTAACCTCTACGGATTTTACTGGGTTAATTAATCGGCGGTTTTTTCAGAATTTTTTACCAATTCCTGCTAGTAACAGCTTAGCTTTGGGCAGTGTAGCTCCTGACTTTAGTTTACCGGATATTACGAATAATCGAACCGTTAAACTCTCAGATTATCGTAATCAACAACCTATTGTTTTGGCGTTTACTCGTATTTTTACTGAGAAGCAGTATTGTCCTTTTTGTTATCCCCATATTATTAATCTGAATCAAAATTATGAGCGGTTTATTGAGCAAGGTATTGAAGTTTTAATGATTACCAGTACGGATGCTAAACAAAGTCAAATTGTCGTGAGAGATTTAGGGTTGAAAATGCCTTTACTAAGTAACCCTGATTGTCGTGTTTTTCGGAGGTATCATACAGGACAAGCTTTAGGGGCTCCGCTTCCGGCTCAATTTGTCTTAGATAAAACGGGAAAAATTCAGTATAAACACTTATTTTCATTCTTTGATCATAATGCTAAATTTGATAAATTATTAAAGTTTTTGTGA
- a CDS encoding amino acid ABC transporter permease, whose protein sequence is MPNSVSSTSHFPPVDKINPLNWIQKNLFSTWYNSCLTIVSLLFLYWIGSILISWTFTQAQWAVIESNLSLFFVGRYPTNLLWRAWLSLAIIVSLSGLSWGILARNLRLFNRVNLTLLTSLGVIFALLAIPISIQSSLLLLGMLILLVFNAWVGQKLGQRIQGLGNWLGLCWLITFFVLLWLLQGGLFLETVKLDNFSGLILTLLTAIVSIVLSFPFGILLALGRQSSLNVIRWLSIAYIEVIRGLPLIGILFMAQIMLPLILPVGSRPDRVIRAIAGFTLFSAAYLAENVRGGLQSVPKGQIEAAKALGLNPIFVLIFIVLPQALKAVIPSIVGQFISLFKDTSLLAIVGLVDLLGISQSILANPKFIGRYGEVYLFIAVIYWIFCYSMSWASRKLEQKLN, encoded by the coding sequence ATGCCTAACTCAGTTTCTTCAACGTCTCATTTTCCTCCTGTTGATAAAATAAATCCTTTAAATTGGATTCAAAAAAATCTTTTTAGTACCTGGTATAATAGTTGTTTAACTATTGTAAGTCTTCTCTTTCTCTATTGGATAGGTTCAATTTTAATTAGTTGGACTTTCACACAAGCACAATGGGCAGTAATTGAAAGCAATTTAAGCCTTTTTTTTGTAGGAAGATACCCCACTAACTTACTGTGGCGTGCTTGGTTAAGTTTAGCAATTATTGTTAGTTTATCTGGATTATCTTGGGGAATTTTAGCACGAAATCTTAGGTTATTTAATCGAGTTAATTTAACCCTTTTAACCAGTCTAGGCGTTATTTTTGCTTTACTGGCTATTCCTATTAGTATTCAGTCCAGTTTATTATTACTGGGAATGTTAATTTTATTAGTGTTTAATGCGTGGGTAGGACAAAAATTAGGACAGAGAATACAGGGTTTAGGAAATTGGTTAGGATTGTGCTGGTTAATCACTTTTTTTGTGCTTCTTTGGTTACTACAAGGAGGACTCTTTTTAGAAACCGTTAAATTAGATAATTTCAGTGGATTAATTCTTACTTTATTAACAGCAATTGTGAGTATTGTTCTCTCTTTTCCCTTTGGAATTTTATTAGCTTTAGGAAGACAAAGTTCTCTCAACGTTATTCGTTGGTTATCAATTGCTTATATTGAAGTCATTCGAGGTTTACCCTTAATTGGTATTCTGTTTATGGCTCAAATTATGTTACCCTTAATTTTACCTGTAGGAAGTCGTCCTGATCGAGTTATTCGTGCGATCGCAGGATTTACCCTATTTAGTGCTGCCTATTTAGCAGAAAACGTCCGAGGGGGGTTACAATCAGTTCCTAAAGGACAAATAGAAGCAGCCAAAGCGTTAGGATTAAACCCCATTTTTGTGTTAATATTTATTGTATTACCCCAAGCTTTAAAAGCCGTTATTCCCAGTATTGTCGGTCAATTTATTAGTTTATTTAAAGATACTTCACTTCTGGCAATTGTTGGATTAGTGGATTTACTCGGTATTTCTCAATCGATTTTAGCCAACCCTAAATTTATTGGACGCTACGGAGAAGTTTATCTATTTATTGCGGTTATTTATTGGATATTTTGTTATTCGATGTCTTGGGCAAGTCGTAAACTAGAACAAAAATTAAACTAA
- a CDS encoding glycosyltransferase has product MRVALFTETFLPKIDGIVTRLRHTVEHLQRNGDQVLVFCPDGGVREHKGAKVHGVKGMPLPLYPELKLAIPTPNVGKALERFNPDLVHVVNPAVLGLGGIYYAKTMNLPLVASYHTHLPQYLQHYGLGSLEGLLWELLKLAHNQAQLNLCTSTAMVEALETRGIERVDLWQRGVDTEMFQPHLASQQMRSRLSGGHPESPLLLYVGRVSAEKQIDQIKPVLEAIPDARLAIVGDGPYREALEAHFAGTKTNFVGYLQGLELASAFASSDAFIFPSRTETLGLVLLEAMAAGCPVVAANSGGIPDIVTDGVNGYLFDPADPDGAIVATKRLLAAKEEREKLRENARLEAERWSWSAATSQLRNYYQKILKGESFSMAA; this is encoded by the coding sequence ATGCGAGTTGCCTTATTTACAGAAACTTTTTTACCGAAAATTGATGGTATTGTCACCCGTTTGCGCCATACCGTCGAACATTTACAACGTAACGGCGATCAAGTGTTAGTCTTCTGTCCCGATGGAGGTGTCAGGGAACACAAAGGGGCTAAAGTCCACGGGGTTAAGGGAATGCCCTTGCCTTTGTACCCCGAATTAAAATTAGCTATTCCTACTCCCAACGTGGGGAAAGCCTTAGAACGATTTAACCCCGATTTAGTTCATGTAGTAAACCCTGCTGTTTTAGGCTTAGGAGGGATTTATTATGCCAAAACGATGAATCTTCCCCTGGTAGCTTCCTATCATACCCATTTACCCCAATATTTACAGCATTATGGGCTAGGATCATTAGAAGGATTACTCTGGGAATTATTAAAATTAGCCCATAATCAGGCACAATTAAACCTCTGTACCTCAACTGCCATGGTAGAAGCTTTAGAAACCCGTGGTATTGAACGGGTAGACTTGTGGCAACGGGGAGTTGACACAGAGATGTTTCAACCCCATTTAGCGTCTCAACAGATGCGATCGCGCCTATCGGGGGGACATCCAGAAAGTCCTTTGCTGTTGTATGTGGGACGGGTATCGGCGGAAAAACAAATCGATCAGATAAAACCTGTCCTAGAAGCCATCCCTGATGCGCGTTTGGCTATTGTAGGCGATGGACCCTATCGAGAAGCCTTAGAAGCCCATTTTGCGGGGACTAAGACCAATTTTGTGGGCTATCTCCAGGGGTTAGAACTGGCCTCGGCCTTTGCTTCCTCGGATGCCTTTATTTTCCCCTCTCGGACTGAAACCCTAGGGTTAGTTCTCTTAGAAGCGATGGCTGCTGGATGTCCTGTTGTTGCGGCTAATTCGGGGGGAATACCGGATATTGTTACTGATGGGGTGAACGGTTACTTATTTGATCCGGCTGATCCCGATGGGGCTATTGTTGCGACGAAACGCCTGTTAGCAGCGAAGGAAGAACGGGAAAAATTGCGAGAAAATGCTCGTCTAGAAGCTGAACGGTGGAGTTGGAGTGCAGCAACCAGTCAATTACGCAATTATTATCAAAAGATCTTAAAGGGAGAGTCGTTCTCAATGGCAGCTTAG